Proteins from one Coffea arabica cultivar ET-39 chromosome 8c, Coffea Arabica ET-39 HiFi, whole genome shotgun sequence genomic window:
- the LOC113707077 gene encoding early nodulin-like protein 8, producing MASLRISRCQFSHALQLYLLIQTARVCCYQYKVGDLDAWNVPSSANPDVYHIWSSNHNFTIGDSLLFLYPPSQDSVIQVTAQSYKSCNLKDPILTMNDGNSLFNITSPGLFYFTSGVPGHCEKSQKIRIAVPGNGSYVFPPDDASTAPSPSYPTVFGPMPMQETAPSSAPLTRVRPISMSAATLLFLCVSVIAIGSV from the exons ATGGCAAGTCTTAGAATTTCAAGATGCCAGTTTTCGCATGCTCTTCAGTTGTATCTTTTGATCCAAACCGCCAGAGTCTGCTGCTACCAATACAAAGTCGGAGATTTGGATGCTTGGAACGTACCCTCTTCCGCAAATCCAGATGTCTACCATATATGGTCCAGCAACCACAACTTCACCATTGGAGATTCCCTCT TGTTCCTTTACCCTCCAAGTCAAGATTCGGTAATACAAGTAACAGCTCAATCCTATAAGAGCTGCAACCTTAAAGATCCAATCTTGACAATGAACGATGGCAATTCGCTCTTCAATATTACGTCCCCCGGCTTGTTTTACTTCACCAGTGGCGTACCGGGGCACTGTGAAAAGTCGCAAAAGATTCGAATTGCTGTTCCTGGAAATGGATCTTACGTATTTCCACCAGATGATGCTTCAACTGCACCTTCTCCTTCTTATCCTACTGTTTTCGGTCCCATGCCAATGCAGGAAACAGCCCCCTCTTCGGCACCATTGACCAGAGTTCGTCCCATCTCAATGTCGGCTGCCACTCTACTCTTCCTGTGTGTGAGTGTGATTGCCATCGGCAGCGTTTGA
- the LOC113707076 gene encoding uncharacterized protein: MATVANNSSSSLSTLRKTALYPTLSPRPHSIQPPLPFFPSPPITHLSLNLKCSGPTTPIRIKSSSSSAAAPETLKSRLRNGQTLYGIFLLSFSPTLAEIAGLSGYDFAVVDMEHGPGGISDALPCLHALAATNTATILRIPESSATWAKKALDLGPQGIMFPMIDGPKAAQKAVSYCRFPPSGVRGSAHTVVRASGYGIDEGYLSNYEEELLIMCQVECGEGVKRIKEIAAVDGVDCIQMGPLDLSASLGYLWDPGHKKVKEVMRAAEKAVLAESKPPEEGGAYLAGFAMPHDSGLDLKSRGYHMVSGAVDVGLFRNAAVEDVERFWSTGVEEADKSSEEGEGGENGDEKYWSE; encoded by the coding sequence ATGGCCACTGTGGCAAacaattcttcttcttccctctcAACTCTCAGAAAAACAGCCCTTTATCCTACTCTCTCCCCAAGACCTCATTCAATTCAGCCACCCTTGCCCTTCTTTCCTTCTCCTCCAATTACCCATCTCTCCTTAAACCTCAAATGCTCCGGCCCCACCACTCCCATACGCATTAAAAGTTCTTCGTCCTCCGCCGCCGCCCCAGAAACACTCAAATCCCGCCTCAGAAATGGCCAGACTCTTTACGGCATATTCCTCCTCAGCTTCTCCCCGACCCTCGCCGAGATCGCCGGCCTGTCCGGTTACGACTTCGCAGTCGTCGACATGGAACACGGCCCCGGCGGCATCTCCGACGCCCTCCCTTGCCTCCACGCCCTTGCCGCCACCAACACTGCCACCATCCTCAGGATCCCGGAATCCTCCGCCACCTGGGCCAAGAAGGCCTTGGATCTGGGCCCGCAAGGAATCATGTTCCCGATGATAGACGGGCCGAAGGCGGCCCAAAAGGCCGTGTCTTACTGCCGCTTCCCGCCCAGTGGGGTCCGGGGCTCGGCGCACACAGTAGTTCGGGCCTCGGGCTACGGGATTGACGAAGGGTATTTAAGCAACTACGAGGAGGAGCTGTTGATCATGTGCCAGGTGGAGTGTGGGGAGGGAGTGAAGAGGATTAAGGAGATCGCGGCCGTTGATGGGGTGGACTGTATCCAAATGGGGCCGTTGGATTTAAGTGCGAGTCTGGGGTACTTGTGGGACCCGGGTCATAAGAAGGTGAAGGAGGTGATGAGGGCAGCTGAGAAGGCGGTGCTGGCGGAGTCGAAGCCGCCTGAGGAAGGAGGGGCCTACTTGGCTGGCTTTGCCATGCCGCACGATAGTGGGTTGGATTTAAAATCACGAGGGTATCACATGGTGTCTGGGGCAGTGGATGTAGGGTTGTTCAGGAATGCAGCTGTAGAGGACGTGGAGAGGTTTTGGTCCACGGGTGTGGAGGAGGCGGACAAGTCTTCAGAAGAAGGCGAGGGTGGTGAGAATGGGGATGAAAAGTATTGGAGCgagtaa
- the LOC113707075 gene encoding uncharacterized protein has translation MLAAVVQRVLLSKKPLFNFNFHTQRNNFIFPLMAATFSTASSSPTASGNLTTTKRVGTHNGSFHCDEALGCFMIRLTRKFSDAQIVRSRDPQVLEKLDAVLDVGGIYDPSHDRYDHHQKGFEEVFGHGFNTKLSSAGLVYKHFGKEIIAKELGVEEQHLDVQRLFLAVYKSFMEAIDAIDNGINQYDTDQPPKYVNNTHLSSRVGRLNLDWTDPDQSSERENEAFERAMILAGSEFLDSVRFHVRSWLPARAIVIESLAERQDIDPRGEIMVLKRFCPWKLHLFELEAEMKIDPPIKYVLYQDDRSKSWRVQAVAVSPDRFESRKALPAQWRGLRDDELSKLTGIPGCVFVHMSGFIGGNQSYEGALAMAQAALKL, from the exons ATGTTGGCGGCAGTAGTTCAAAGAGTTCTTCTCAGCAAGAAGCCgcttttcaacttcaactttcACACGCAACGCAACAACTTCATCTTCCCTCTCATGGCAGCCACCTTCAGCACCGCTTCTTCTTCACCCACAGCTTCCGGCAACCTCACAACAACAAAGCGAGTGGGAACTCACAATGGTAGCTTCCACTGTGACGAAGCTCTCGGCTGCTTCATGATTCGCCTTACCAGAAAATTCTCCGATGCCCAAATCGTCCGTTCTCGTGATCCTCAG gTTTTGGAAAAGCTTGATGCTGTTCTTGATGTTGGTGGGATTTACGATCCAAGTCACGATCGGTATGATCATCACCAAAAAGGTTTTGAGGAGGTTTTTGGGCATGGCTTTAATACAAAGCTCAGTAGTGCTGGTCTCGTCTACAAG CACTTTGGAAAGGAGATTATCGCAAAAGAGCTTGGAGTTGAGGAACAACATCTTGATGTGCAAAGGTTGTTTTTAGCAGTTTATAAGAGCTTCATGGAG GCAATTGATGCAATAGACAATGGAATTAACCAATACGACACAGACCAGCCCCCGAAGTATGTAAACAATACTCACTTGTCTTCTCGGGTAGGAAGGTTAAATTTGGACTGGACCGATCCTGACCAGTCATCTGAGAGAGAGAATGAAGCCTTTGAACGTGCAATGATTCTGGCTGGGAGTGAGTTTTTGGAT AGTGTACGGTTTCATGTAAGATCATGGTTACCTGCTCGGGCAATTGTCATTGAGTCTCTTGCAGAAAGACAAGATATTGATCCACGTGGAGAAATCATGGTCTTGAAGAGATTTTGCCCT tggaagcttcatttgtttGAGCTTGAGGCGGAGATGAAGATTGATCCTCCTATTAAATACGTCCTTTACCAG GATGACAGAAGTAAAAGTTGGCGAGTGCAGGCAGTGGCAGTATCTCCTGATAGATTTGAGAGCCGGAAGGCCCTTCCAGCTCAATGGCGCGGCCTCAGAGATGATGAACTGTCTAAGTTGACTGGCATTCCTGGTTGTGTATTCGTGCATATGAGTGGTTTTATTGGTGGAAATCAAAGTTACGAGGGCGCTCTGGCAATGGCCCAGGCTGCTTTGAAACTCTAG
- the LOC113707005 gene encoding uncharacterized protein isoform X1 — protein MGSSSSPIASAPNFSSIPFPNPRIRIHVSYQYNQKFQVTNKKLFSNAAAVLVAAPTRPRRLTRLQVNLVKCSSSSNGNQNETGSSLEDILSGMVDERVEQLFNKEENRVLLDGLEKATHRVEMAKKQLAEIQRQELEAKLLRDYVNKLQSTTSQLKIAECQKEILDAKAMVEEAERALIGGSGGEEDSFTAGKIQSVDRNEERLESVKAASISAIVGTLAGLPLSLTRITAISDLILPLGITCVSCALFGVTFRYAVRRNLDDIHLKSGTSAAFGVVKGLATLGAEPGLELDTDSLLSTALDGAVYVSENLLIFFLAGIGLDFCMKVGFLSQFPIDTSISNTNT, from the exons ATGGGTTCGTCTTCATCACCCATCGCTTCAGCACCCAATTTTTCGTCAATCCCATTTCCAAACCCCAGAATCAGAATTCACGTCTCCTACCAATACAATCAGAAATTTCAAGTCACTAATAAAAAGTTGTTCTCAAACGCGGCAGCGGTGTTAGTTGCAGCACCAACAAGACCAAGAAGACTAACAAGGTTACAAGTAAATCTCGTTAaatgcagcagcagcagcaacggGAATCAGAATGAAACGGGTAGCAGTCTCGAGGATATACTATCAGGTATGGTGGATGAGAGAGTAGAACAACTGTTCAACAAAGAGGAGAACCGGGTTTTACTGGATGGGTTGGAGAAAGCAACCCACAGAGTTGAAATGGCCAAGAAACAGTTGGCTGAGATTCAAAGACAAGAACTCGAGGCTAAGCTCCTGAGGGATTATGTTAACAAGCTCCAATCCACTACTTCCCAg TTGAAGATTGCAGAATGTCAAAAAGAGATTTTAGATGCAAAAGCAATGGTTGAAGAGGCAGAGCGTGCTTTAATTGGTGGTAGTGGCGGGGAGGAAGATTCTTTCACTGCAGGGAAAATTCAATCAGTTGACAGAAATGAAGAGAGACTAGAATCTGTAAAAGCGGCTTCAATATCTGCCATAGTTGGCACCTTGGCAGGGCTGCCCTTATCCTTAACTCGAATAACTGCCATCTCTGACCTAATACTCCCTCTAGGAATTACCTGTGTTAGCTGTGCTTTATTTGGAGTAACCTTCCGGTATGCAGTAAGAAGAAATTTGGACGATATTCATCTCAAGTCAGGAACATCTGCGGCTTTTGGCGTTGTCAAAG GCCTTGCAACATTGGGTGCCGAACCAGGTCTGGAGTTGGACACTGACAGCCTTTTGTCAACCGCCCTTGATGGTGCAGTTTATGTATCTGAAAatctcttgattttctttttggcCGGTATTGGTTTGGATTTCTGCATGAAAGTGGGGTTTCTAAGCCAATTTCCTATCGATACATCTATTTCCAACACCAATACATGA
- the LOC113707005 gene encoding uncharacterized protein isoform X2, whose amino-acid sequence MGSSSSPIASAPNFSSIPFPNPRIRIHVSYQYNQKFQVTNKKLFSNAAAVLVAAPTRPRRLTRLQVNLVKCSSSSNGNQNETGSSLEDILSGMVDERVEQLFNKEENRVLLDGLEKATHRVEMAKKQLAEIQRQELEAKLLRDYVNKLQSTTSQIAECQKEILDAKAMVEEAERALIGGSGGEEDSFTAGKIQSVDRNEERLESVKAASISAIVGTLAGLPLSLTRITAISDLILPLGITCVSCALFGVTFRYAVRRNLDDIHLKSGTSAAFGVVKGLATLGAEPGLELDTDSLLSTALDGAVYVSENLLIFFLAGIGLDFCMKVGFLSQFPIDTSISNTNT is encoded by the exons ATGGGTTCGTCTTCATCACCCATCGCTTCAGCACCCAATTTTTCGTCAATCCCATTTCCAAACCCCAGAATCAGAATTCACGTCTCCTACCAATACAATCAGAAATTTCAAGTCACTAATAAAAAGTTGTTCTCAAACGCGGCAGCGGTGTTAGTTGCAGCACCAACAAGACCAAGAAGACTAACAAGGTTACAAGTAAATCTCGTTAaatgcagcagcagcagcaacggGAATCAGAATGAAACGGGTAGCAGTCTCGAGGATATACTATCAGGTATGGTGGATGAGAGAGTAGAACAACTGTTCAACAAAGAGGAGAACCGGGTTTTACTGGATGGGTTGGAGAAAGCAACCCACAGAGTTGAAATGGCCAAGAAACAGTTGGCTGAGATTCAAAGACAAGAACTCGAGGCTAAGCTCCTGAGGGATTATGTTAACAAGCTCCAATCCACTACTTCCCAg ATTGCAGAATGTCAAAAAGAGATTTTAGATGCAAAAGCAATGGTTGAAGAGGCAGAGCGTGCTTTAATTGGTGGTAGTGGCGGGGAGGAAGATTCTTTCACTGCAGGGAAAATTCAATCAGTTGACAGAAATGAAGAGAGACTAGAATCTGTAAAAGCGGCTTCAATATCTGCCATAGTTGGCACCTTGGCAGGGCTGCCCTTATCCTTAACTCGAATAACTGCCATCTCTGACCTAATACTCCCTCTAGGAATTACCTGTGTTAGCTGTGCTTTATTTGGAGTAACCTTCCGGTATGCAGTAAGAAGAAATTTGGACGATATTCATCTCAAGTCAGGAACATCTGCGGCTTTTGGCGTTGTCAAAG GCCTTGCAACATTGGGTGCCGAACCAGGTCTGGAGTTGGACACTGACAGCCTTTTGTCAACCGCCCTTGATGGTGCAGTTTATGTATCTGAAAatctcttgattttctttttggcCGGTATTGGTTTGGATTTCTGCATGAAAGTGGGGTTTCTAAGCCAATTTCCTATCGATACATCTATTTCCAACACCAATACATGA
- the LOC140013209 gene encoding uncharacterized protein: MVPQTLSAPPSSSPTLLSTLKPSLLSVLKPPINLHRHHLKLLTRKVRNGKCRAEFSADTPIGVAIGACILNSLAFPIPSSPEDDDEGDSVIDSADARFAVMGIISFIPYFNWLSWLFAWLDTGKRRYAVYAIVYLAPYVRPNLSISPEDSWLPIASILLCIIHVQLEASIKNGDFQGFQLFSEVAKHLPSNVANDDEEKENDNMNLPSAQERYRNNTGNSGKPRRKPFKDSTSLDTEDGEADEGKKH; encoded by the exons ATGGTTCCTCAAACGCTCTCAGCTCCACCTTCTTCCTCACCTACTTTACTCTCCACCCTTAAACCCTCCCTCCTTTCGGTCCTTAAACCCCCCATAAATCTCCATCGCCATCACCTAAAGCTCCTCACG AGAAAAGTGAGAAATGGGAAGTGCAGGGCAGAGTTTTCAGCTGACACGCCTATTGGGGTCGCAATCGGCGCGTGCATTCTCAACTCACTGGCCTTTCCAATCCCTTCTTCCCCGGAGGATGATGATGAGGGCGACTCGGTGATTGATTCAGCTGATGCGCGGTTTGCGGTCATGGGAATCATCAGCTTCATACCTTATTTCAATTGGCTG AGCTGGTTATTTGCATGGTTGGATACTGGAAAGCGGCGTTACGCTGTTTATGCTATTGTGTATTTGGCTCCTTACGTCAG GCCAAATTTGTCAATTTCACCTGAGGATAGCTGGCTGCCAATTGCCAGCATTTTATTGTGCATCATTCACGTTCAG CTAGAAGCTAGTATTAAAAATGGAGATTTTCAAGGGTTTCAGTTGTTTAGTGAAGTTGCAAAGCATCTACCATCAAATGTTGCAAATGACGATGAG gagaaagaaaatgataatatgaacTTGCCATCTGCACAAGAACGATATAGAAACAATACAGGGAACTCGGGAAAGCCTCGCAGAAAGCCGTTCAAAGATTCCACAAGTTTGGATACAGAAGATGGAGAGGCCGATGAGGGAAAGAAGCACTAG